In Synergistaceae bacterium, a single genomic region encodes these proteins:
- a CDS encoding FprA family A-type flavoprotein, protein MQKAIKITDSIYWIGGNDRETDLFEGLWTLPRGVAYNAYLINDRKTALVDSIKSGNLTDYIERLTSIIPENRQIDYLIVDHMEPDHSGSIRMLRQLYPNMKIVGNKKTIEMIDAFYRITDGFIEVKEGDVLDLGHHKLKFAMIPMVHWPESMITYDTTDKVLFSTDAFGGFSALEAGIFDDELDMKHYESETLRYFANIIGRYSVPTQKAIAKVRSLDFKIICPAHGPILRSDPKHIVDLYDKWSRHETEEGVVVIYGSMYGNTKFMTDAIARSISETGIQNVVVHDVSRSNVSFMVRDIWKYRGLVLGSCTYNTELYPPMAHLCRTLSNKMMKNRILGICGSYSWSKGALAELQMFADNGGDWELIEPSVEVKSCPTEEDLEQCRLLGKNVAEAVKKNGN, encoded by the coding sequence ATGCAGAAGGCGATAAAAATTACGGATTCAATTTACTGGATAGGCGGAAACGACCGTGAGACCGACCTGTTCGAGGGACTATGGACTCTCCCACGGGGAGTTGCTTATAACGCATATCTCATTAATGACAGAAAGACAGCTCTTGTTGATTCGATAAAAAGCGGAAACCTGACAGATTATATCGAAAGGCTGACCTCTATAATACCTGAAAACAGACAAATCGACTATTTGATCGTCGACCATATGGAACCGGACCATTCCGGCTCCATTAGAATGCTAAGACAGCTCTATCCGAATATGAAGATTGTCGGGAACAAAAAAACGATTGAGATGATCGATGCATTCTACCGCATCACTGACGGTTTCATTGAGGTAAAAGAGGGGGATGTGCTCGACCTGGGACATCATAAGCTCAAGTTTGCAATGATCCCGATGGTCCACTGGCCTGAGAGTATGATAACGTATGACACTACTGACAAAGTTCTCTTCTCAACCGATGCATTCGGCGGGTTCAGCGCGCTGGAGGCCGGTATCTTTGACGACGAGCTCGACATGAAACATTACGAATCTGAAACCCTGCGCTACTTTGCAAACATCATAGGGCGTTACTCTGTTCCTACACAAAAAGCCATTGCAAAAGTGCGTTCTCTTGATTTTAAGATCATCTGTCCTGCACACGGCCCTATACTACGTTCTGACCCAAAGCATATTGTGGACCTCTATGACAAGTGGAGCCGCCATGAGACGGAAGAAGGGGTCGTCGTGATCTACGGTTCTATGTACGGCAACACAAAGTTTATGACAGATGCCATCGCCCGCTCTATATCTGAAACAGGGATACAGAACGTAGTTGTCCATGACGTATCACGCTCGAACGTCTCGTTCATGGTACGCGATATATGGAAGTATCGCGGGCTGGTGCTTGGAAGCTGCACCTATAACACGGAGCTTTATCCTCCTATGGCACACCTCTGCCGCACTCTTTCAAACAAAATGATGAAGAACAGGATCCTCGGTATATGCGGCTCGTACAGCTGGAGTAAGGGCGCGCTGGCAGAACTTCAGATGTTTGCAGACAATGGAGGTGATTGGGAACTGATAGAACCATCGGTAGAGGTAAAATCCTGCCCGACAGAGGAAGACCTCGAACAGTGCAGGCTGCTCGGTAAAAATGTCGCGGAAGCGGTAAAGAAAAATGGAAACTGA